From Melitaea cinxia chromosome 16, ilMelCinx1.1, whole genome shotgun sequence, a single genomic window includes:
- the LOC123661100 gene encoding ankyrin repeat and SOCS box protein 3-like, with translation MDFSSLNPATSNSLNVAARNNNVKTVKRLLKKINVNCTDNRGWTCLHEAAANDSFLCLKLILENEDVRPLVETHEGHTALYLACRFKSSIKTIKYLLDAAPDIANYGSNEGVTPMHIACSQGNIELIQLLVDYGAIIDVQDFDGDTPLHDSILSSQYEVIATLLHAGADPEIRNAQKLTAFHLACYNGCLQIVNIIFPFVIDINQLAGNGDSPLILAAQGSNDEIVKFLLENGGDPHIKNKNGAIALTTALYVGHLPTFKLLLNVTDINKMDHKIILTACMENYFKIGILETLLILDLGPEFFNYSTPFNFNPEHVGLSPKVYLTNAPINIYLKICEYIYLKSHDKFQQFFYLFLMRGLAVDAIDVNECPPLVYIHYCMHSACFSDVFQILREHGCNVDYNSSFFIKYRKRRFIPDAFFTSIFSDPSTSLVMLPYSLYCDPEYLLAKIRQIGLLGRISPNVIDKWLSMIHEDLIGINPETISCCVLPLKHLCRQNIRSTIISASDEFINTNKFLGILQTLKLPQHIQEYLRFI, from the exons atggATTTCAGTTCTTTAAATCCGGCAACATCTAACTCCCTAAATGTTGCTGCGAGAAATAACAATGTAAAAACAGTTAAAAGATTACTTAAGAAAATTAATGTTAACTGTACGGATAACCGAGGTTGGACGTGCCTTCACGAGGCTGCTGCGAATGATAGTTTTCTGTGTCTTAAGTTAATTTTAGAAAACGAGGACGTTAGACCATTAGTAGAGACTCACGAAGGCCACACTGCACTCTATCTTGCATGTCGGTTCAAGAGTTCCATTAAGACAATAAAATATCTTCTCGATGCCGCACCTGATATAGCAAACTATGGAAGCAATGAAGGTGTAACACCCATGCATATTGCATGTTCTCAAGGTAATATCGAGCTAATACAGTTGCTTGTAGATTATGGAGCGATTATTGATGTCCAAGATTTTGACGGTGATACTCCATTGCATGATTCCATACTTAGCTCACAATATGAAGTAATTGCTACATTACTACATGCAGGAGCAGATCCAGAAATTAGAAATGCGCAGAAGCTTACAGCATTTCACTTAGCATGTTACAATGGATGTTtacaaattgtaaatataatttttccatTTGTCATTGATATTAATCAATTGGCAGGAAATGGCGATAGCCCTCTTATATTAGCAGCTCAAGGGAGTAATGatgaaattgttaaatttttgctAGAAAATGGTGGTGATCcccatattaaaaataaaaatggagcCATAGCATTAACAACGGCTTTATATGTGGGCCATTTACCAACTTTTAAACTCTTACTAAATGTtactgatatcaataaaatggaccataaaataatattgactgCATGTATGGAAAACTACTTTAAAATAGGAATACTCGAAACTCTTTTAATTCTTGACTTAGGTccagaattttttaattatagtacaCCATTCAATTTTAACCCAGAACATGTTGGTCTGTCTCCGAAAGTATATCTAACAAATGCacccataaatatatatttgaagatTTGTGAATATATTTACCTAAAATCTCATGATAAGTTTCAACAGTTCTTTTACTTATTTCTAATGCGAGGACTTGCAGTTGATGCAATAGATGTTAATGAGTGTCCACCACTTGTATACATTCATTACTGTATGCACTCAGCGTGCTTTAGTGAT gtttttcaaattttaagggAACATGGATGCAATGTTGATTACAatagtagtttttttataaagtatagGAAAAGAAGATTCATACCTGATGCTTTTTTTACATCTATTTTTTCTGACCCATCTACGTCACTTGTTATGTTGCCATATAGTCTGTACTGTGATCCTGAATATCTCTTGGCAAAAATTCGTCAAATTGGATTATTAGGAAGGATCTCACCTAAT GTAATAGACAAATGGCTATCAATGATACACGAGGATTTAATAGGAATCAATCCAGAAACCATTTCATGCTGTGTTTTACCTTTAAAACATTTATGTCGGCAAAATATTCGCTCCACTATTATCAGCGCAAGTGATgagtttataaatacaaataaatttcttgGTATTCTTCAAACACTGAAGCTACCTCAACACATACAAgaatatttacgttttatttag
- the LOC123660849 gene encoding xaa-Pro dipeptidase, with protein MVESWSMGPGTLEVPLSLFAKNRQRLAEKLQSGQVIILQGGDSISHYDTDVEYVFRQEAYFTWLCGVREPGCYFALDVRTGKAHLFVPRLPEEYEVWMGKLLSLSEFKKLYAVDEVHYVDEIADILKSLKPDVLLTLVMNNEILFPIIAELRVIKTPEEIEVMRYVCKVSSDAHKQVMLFTRPGLIEYQCESVFLDHCYRVGGCRHVSYTCICGSGHNGATLHYGHAAAPNAKMIHDGDMCLFDMGGNYAGYAADITCSFPANGKFTEDQKLIYEAVLKARDAVIKEAKPEVLWPDMHLTANRAMLQHLKEGNLLKGDVEEMIEHGVNGVLQPHGLGHLLGLDVHDVGGYLPHCPPRRAGPLARLRTARPLRPGMVLTVEPGCYFIPRLLDAAKNNPQQSRFFNWDRVNQFRGFGGVRIEDDVLITETGVENLTFVPRTVKEIEDFMANGANFK; from the exons ATGGTCGAATCATGGTCAATGGGTCCCGGTACCTTAGAAGTTCCTCTTTCGCTTTTTGCAAAGAACAGACAAAGGCTTGCAGAAAAACTACAAAGTGGACAAGTCATTATATTACAAGGTGGTGACAGCATAAGCCACTATGACACGGATGTAGAATATGTTTTCAGACAG GAAGCATATTTTACCTGGTTGTGTGGTGTTCGTGAGCCAGGTTGTTACTTTGCTTTGGATGTAAGAACTGGAAAGGCACATTTGTTTGTACCACGTCTACCAGAAGAATATGAAGTATGGATGGGTAAATTACTTTCCCTATCGGAGTTTAAGAAATTATATGCAGTGGATGAAGTACATTACGTTGATGAG atTGCAGATATACTGAAATCATTAAAACCTGATGTGTTGCTCACCTTGgtaa tgaataatgaaatattattccCTATCATTGCTGAATT GCGAGTTATTAAGACTCCAGAGGAGATTGAAGTTATGCGATATGTTTGCAAAGTATCATCTGATGCCCATAAgcag GTGATGTTGTTCACCCGGCCCGGTCTCATAGAGTACCAGTGTGAGTCTGTGTTCCTGGACCACTGCTACCGCGTGGGTGGCTGTCGACACGTGTCATACACGTGCATCTGCGGCTCGGGACACAACGGCGCCACGCTGCACTACGGACACGCAGCTGCGCCTAATGCCAAGATGATACACGATGGAGATATGTG TTTGTTCGACATGGGCGGGAACTACGCGGGCTACGCCGCTGATATAACTTGCTCATTTCCAGCCAACGGCAAGTTTACTGAGGACCAAAAGCTGATCTACGAAGCAGTTTTGAAAGCTAGAGATGCAGTTATAAA AGAAGCAAAGCCGGAAGTTTTGTGGCCTGACATGCATTTGACGGCAAACCGCGCTATGCTCCAACATTTGAAAGAAGGAAACTTACTTAAAGGCGATGTTGAAGAAATGATCGAG CATGGCGTGAACGGCGTGCTGCAGCCGCACGGGCTGGGGCACCTGCTGGGGCTGGACGTGCACGACGTGGGCGGCTACCTGCCGCACtgcccgccgcgccgcgccggcCCGCTGGCGCGCCTGCGCACCGCCCGGCCGCTGCGGCCCGGCATGGTGCTCACCGTCGAGCCCGGCTGCTACTTCATACCCAGA cTTTTAGACGCGGCTAAAAATAACCCACAACAGTCACGATTCTTCAACTGGGATCGAGTGAATCAGTTCAGAGGCTTTGGAGGAGTTCGTATCGAGGATGATGTACTCATCACGGAAACAGGAGTTGAAAACTTGACATTTGTACCGAGAAC AGTGAAAGAAATTGAAGATTTCATGGCGAATGGTGCAAACTTCAAATGA